The following proteins are co-located in the Dyadobacter chenwenxiniae genome:
- a CDS encoding alkaline phosphatase family protein — protein MKNPLHLLSLLVTICCIETHVLAQAKTKKTLFIIVDGISSDSKEKTPTPNLDLIAKKGGYARAYVGGGKDTYSQTPTISAVGYNSLLTGTWVNKHNVWDNDIADPNYHYWTIFRFLETQYPQKKTAIFSTWLDNRTKLAGEGLPQTGKLQLDYFFDGFELDTIHFKHDKDKQYIHKIDEKVVNEAASYIQQNGPDLSWVYLEFTDDMGHRYGDSEQFTKAIQIMDDQMGRLWKAVSNREKDFNEDWLVVITTDHGRDAKTGKGHGGQSDRERGTWIVTNAKDLNQTFKETPGIVDIMPTLAKHLDINFPKEQAFEVDGTAFTGKISIAKPIVTRASKKLNVSWKALDKAGKVKIWLTRTNHFAKGERDLYHLVGEADAANEKAEIDISQYPSGFFKIVLEGELNSVNQWVVEK, from the coding sequence ATGAAAAATCCCCTTCATCTGCTCAGCTTACTAGTAACAATTTGCTGCATAGAAACTCATGTTTTAGCCCAGGCAAAAACAAAAAAGACGCTTTTTATTATTGTGGATGGCATTTCGAGTGATAGCAAGGAAAAAACACCCACCCCTAACCTCGATCTGATCGCCAAAAAAGGTGGTTACGCGCGCGCCTATGTGGGCGGAGGAAAAGACACTTATTCGCAAACGCCTACCATTTCTGCCGTGGGCTATAATAGCTTATTAACAGGCACTTGGGTCAATAAGCACAATGTTTGGGACAATGATATCGCCGATCCAAACTACCATTACTGGACGATTTTCAGGTTTTTAGAAACACAATATCCACAGAAGAAAACAGCCATTTTCTCAACCTGGCTTGATAACCGTACCAAGTTGGCTGGCGAAGGGCTTCCGCAAACCGGTAAGCTTCAACTCGACTATTTTTTCGATGGCTTTGAGCTGGATACGATTCATTTTAAGCATGATAAAGACAAGCAATACATTCACAAGATCGATGAAAAGGTGGTGAATGAGGCCGCCTCATACATTCAGCAAAATGGCCCCGACCTTTCCTGGGTTTACCTCGAATTTACAGATGACATGGGCCACAGATACGGTGATAGTGAGCAATTTACAAAGGCGATCCAGATCATGGACGATCAAATGGGCCGACTTTGGAAAGCGGTTTCAAATCGTGAAAAGGATTTTAATGAAGACTGGCTCGTCGTGATCACAACCGATCATGGGCGCGATGCAAAAACGGGAAAAGGACACGGTGGACAATCGGATCGTGAGCGCGGCACATGGATCGTGACCAATGCAAAAGATCTTAATCAAACATTCAAGGAAACACCTGGTATTGTCGACATTATGCCCACGCTCGCAAAGCATCTTGACATTAATTTTCCAAAAGAACAGGCATTTGAAGTGGACGGAACGGCTTTTACCGGAAAAATTTCGATTGCCAAGCCCATTGTGACAAGAGCTTCCAAAAAGCTGAATGTCTCCTGGAAAGCATTGGATAAGGCTGGGAAAGTGAAAATTTGGCTGACTAGAACCAATCATTTCGCCAAAGGCGAGCGCGACCTTTATCATTTAGTTGGTGAGGCGGATGCCGCCAATGAAAAAGCCGAAATAGATATATCGCAATATCCTTCCGGCTTTTTCAAAATCGTTCTTGAAGGGGAATTAAATAGTGTTAATCAATGGGTTGTTGAAAAATAA
- the ffh gene encoding signal recognition particle protein — protein MFENLQDKLNNAFRTLKGKDRISDINVAATTKEVRKALVDADVNFKVAKEITDRIREKALDRKILISVEPGQMFVKIVQEELTELMGGQAEGINIKGDPAVILIAGLQGSGKTTFSGKLATLLKKQGRQVLLTACDVYRPAAIEQLKVLGEQVGVEVYSEPDNKNAVDIARNAVTHARKVGKKIVIVDTAGRLAVDEVMMREVEDIKSAVKPSEILFVVDSMTGQDAVNTAKTFNERLNFDGVVLTKLDGDARGGAALSIRQIVDKPIKYISTGEKMEALDSFYPDRMASRILGMGDVISLVERAQQAFDEDEAKRINAKMRQNKFDFDDFLGQLQQIKKMGNVKDLIGMIPGMGNAMKDMDIDNESFKPIEAIIQSMTKKERENPDMIDGSRKKRIAAGSGTSILQVNNLIKQFDEMRKMMKKMNTMQAAGKLGKALRR, from the coding sequence ATGTTTGAAAACTTACAGGACAAGCTAAATAACGCCTTTCGCACACTAAAAGGAAAGGATAGGATATCGGATATAAATGTTGCTGCAACCACGAAGGAAGTACGCAAAGCGCTTGTTGATGCCGACGTTAACTTTAAAGTTGCTAAGGAAATTACAGACCGGATCCGCGAAAAAGCGCTCGACAGAAAGATTCTGATCTCTGTTGAACCGGGACAAATGTTCGTTAAAATCGTTCAGGAAGAGCTTACGGAGCTCATGGGCGGCCAAGCGGAAGGCATCAACATTAAAGGTGATCCGGCCGTGATCCTGATCGCAGGTTTGCAGGGTTCGGGTAAAACGACTTTTTCCGGTAAACTGGCAACATTGCTCAAAAAACAAGGCCGTCAGGTTTTGCTCACGGCTTGCGACGTTTACCGTCCTGCTGCGATTGAACAGCTGAAAGTGCTTGGAGAGCAGGTTGGTGTAGAAGTTTATTCAGAACCAGATAACAAAAATGCGGTCGACATTGCCAGAAATGCAGTGACGCACGCGAGGAAAGTTGGAAAGAAAATCGTGATCGTCGATACGGCCGGACGTTTGGCTGTGGATGAGGTCATGATGCGAGAGGTTGAGGACATTAAGTCTGCGGTTAAGCCTTCTGAAATCTTGTTCGTCGTGGATTCTATGACGGGCCAGGATGCGGTTAACACGGCGAAAACCTTTAACGAACGCCTGAATTTTGACGGCGTCGTACTTACCAAATTAGATGGTGATGCCCGCGGTGGTGCGGCACTGTCCATTCGTCAGATCGTTGACAAGCCTATTAAATACATCAGTACGGGCGAGAAAATGGAGGCGCTTGACTCCTTTTATCCTGATCGTATGGCGAGCAGGATCTTAGGGATGGGTGACGTTATTTCCCTTGTAGAGCGCGCGCAGCAGGCTTTTGACGAAGATGAAGCCAAACGCATTAATGCTAAAATGCGTCAGAATAAATTCGATTTTGACGACTTTTTAGGTCAGTTACAGCAGATTAAAAAGATGGGTAATGTAAAAGATCTGATTGGCATGATCCCGGGAATGGGCAATGCGATGAAAGATATGGACATTGATAATGAGTCATTTAAACCCATCGAAGCGATCATTCAGTCGATGACCAAAAAGGAGCGGGAGAACCCTGATATGATCGATGGAAGCCGCAAAAAACGCATCGCAGCCGGAAGCGGAACGTCCATTTTGCAGGTCAACAACCTGATCAAGCAATTTGATGAGATGCGCAAGATGATGAAGAAAATGAATACGATGCAAGCGGCTGGCAAGCTGGGCAAGGCACTGCGCCGCTAA
- a CDS encoding DUF6787 family protein, with protein sequence MQSGEKSAQPWLGKMQEKWGLETTRQVLLVLAVFSLAGSSVVWLRKGLFFLLGYDELTPMWLKTITYILFIFPTYQTLLLMYGFLLGQFSFFWEKEKKMFRWIKAKFSK encoded by the coding sequence ATGCAAAGCGGAGAAAAAAGCGCACAGCCTTGGTTGGGGAAAATGCAGGAAAAGTGGGGATTGGAGACAACCAGACAAGTTCTTTTGGTTTTAGCAGTTTTTAGCTTGGCGGGTTCGTCTGTGGTTTGGCTTAGGAAAGGGCTTTTCTTTCTGCTGGGTTATGATGAGCTGACACCCATGTGGCTGAAAACCATCACTTACATTCTTTTTATTTTTCCAACTTATCAAACGCTTTTATTGATGTACGGCTTCCTGCTGGGCCAGTTTTCATTTTTCTGGGAAAAAGAGAAAAAAATGTTCCGCTGGATCAAGGCAAAATTTAGCAAATAA
- a CDS encoding cytochrome-c peroxidase, whose protein sequence is MIWTLVPPVPIENEVEMGERVGTVIEKLRKTPVAGAAKQVDYPKMFKAAFGTDEINADRMMKALSQFMTTLVSATSRYDYFLQGDASALTDLEKQGLTVFKQKCASCHSSELFTDFSFRNNGLIPNKIKDQGRYAITLNEADRLKFKVPSLRNVGLTAPYMHDGRFTTLQQVLNHYANDQSGSKDSIFASPTLDPLLQVAGQKRGIKLSATEKQAIIAFLRTLNDEQFINDKRFSDPGIGTSL, encoded by the coding sequence ATGATATGGACCCTTGTGCCACCCGTTCCGATTGAGAATGAGGTTGAAATGGGCGAGCGTGTAGGGACCGTCATTGAAAAATTGCGCAAAACGCCCGTTGCAGGAGCGGCTAAGCAGGTTGATTATCCCAAAATGTTTAAAGCGGCATTTGGAACGGATGAAATCAATGCAGACAGGATGATGAAAGCATTGTCACAGTTTATGACGACGTTGGTTTCAGCCACTTCGCGCTACGATTATTTTTTGCAGGGCGATGCATCGGCTCTAACAGATTTGGAAAAACAAGGATTAACGGTCTTTAAGCAAAAATGCGCTTCCTGCCACAGCAGCGAGCTTTTTACAGATTTCAGTTTCAGGAATAATGGTTTGATTCCCAACAAAATCAAGGACCAGGGAAGATACGCAATCACATTAAATGAGGCTGACAGGCTTAAATTCAAAGTGCCAAGCCTGCGTAATGTGGGCCTGACTGCGCCATACATGCACGATGGGCGCTTTACGACATTGCAACAGGTTCTAAACCATTATGCCAATGATCAGAGCGGAAGTAAGGATAGCATTTTTGCTTCGCCTACACTTGATCCGTTACTGCAAGTTGCCGGCCAAAAACGCGGGATTAAGCTTTCTGCAACCGAAAAGCAGGCAATCATTGCTTTTTTAAGGACTTTGAACGATGAGCAGTTCATTAATGATAAAAGGTTTTCCGATCCCGGCATAGGAACGTCGTTATAA
- a CDS encoding cytochrome-c peroxidase, translated as MEWKKPAYFPDPVYDLSKNPLTAEGVELGRFLFYDGILSRTDNIGCGTCHQQQAAFTHHGHDLSHGVDDLLGTRNSPAVQNMAFSPSFFWDGGVHDMDPCATRSD; from the coding sequence TTGGAATGGAAGAAACCTGCCTACTTTCCCGATCCGGTTTACGATCTTTCCAAAAACCCATTGACTGCCGAAGGCGTTGAACTGGGACGTTTCCTTTTTTATGATGGCATTCTTTCGCGGACAGACAACATTGGCTGCGGAACTTGTCACCAGCAACAAGCCGCTTTTACGCATCACGGACACGATTTAAGCCACGGCGTAGATGATCTGCTGGGTACCCGAAACTCCCCGGCTGTTCAAAATATGGCATTCAGCCCCAGTTTTTTCTGGGACGGAGGCGTGCATGATATGGACCCTTGTGCCACCCGTTCCGATTGA
- a CDS encoding MbnP family protein, whose protein sequence is MKRRFSYLLLAFMAVFVSASLNSCTDDPVPLPTGSIKVKFDNVVGSQDLKLNAETYANASKENFTVSRLNYYISNIKFIASNGNNFTVPQDSSYFLIREGNVDSQQITINNVPAGNYTGIEFVIGIDSLRSVSDISKRKGILDQTSGPTNEEGMYWNWNPGYIFFMLEGDSDSATSSNGKFYYHIGGFGGLTLKTLNNIRVTKIDFGAQRATVSKNAASQINLKADILKMFNGPTKVSIKENSSVMFTPYSKNIADNYVSMFSLDQIIIK, encoded by the coding sequence ATGAAAAGAAGATTTTCATATCTGTTACTGGCCTTTATGGCAGTTTTCGTCAGCGCCTCTCTCAATTCTTGTACAGATGATCCCGTTCCACTTCCAACAGGCAGTATAAAAGTCAAATTCGATAATGTAGTCGGCTCGCAAGACCTGAAACTCAACGCGGAAACATATGCCAACGCGTCAAAGGAAAATTTCACTGTCAGCAGGCTTAATTATTACATATCGAACATTAAATTCATTGCCTCGAACGGGAACAATTTCACCGTTCCGCAAGATTCCAGCTATTTCCTGATTCGCGAAGGAAATGTTGATTCACAGCAAATTACGATTAATAATGTTCCGGCAGGCAACTATACGGGCATCGAATTCGTCATAGGCATTGATAGCCTGAGGAGCGTATCTGACATTTCGAAACGGAAAGGGATCCTGGACCAAACCTCTGGCCCTACCAATGAAGAAGGCATGTATTGGAATTGGAATCCCGGATATATCTTCTTTATGCTGGAAGGCGATTCGGATTCTGCGACTTCTTCGAATGGCAAATTTTACTACCATATCGGTGGCTTTGGCGGGCTTACGCTGAAAACATTAAACAACATCCGCGTAACAAAAATCGACTTTGGAGCTCAGCGTGCAACTGTATCGAAAAATGCAGCGAGTCAGATTAACCTCAAAGCAGATATTTTGAAAATGTTCAATGGGCCGACGAAAGTAAGCATTAAGGAAAATTCAAGTGTGATGTTCACACCGTATTCGAAAAATATAGCCGACAATTACGTTAGTATGTTCAGTCTGGATCAAATTATCATTAAATAA
- a CDS encoding MotA/TolQ/ExbB proton channel family protein, producing MMLLQALADSTLAAPVATEGLSVIDLLAKGGWVMLPLGLLFLATLFLIIERFLGIGANGKIDPGVIDNVKDFIQQGNLKSAESLCRNQRNASGRILERAIGRIGYPIKDIETTIENASQIEIQRMEGNLPYLGVIAGIAPMLGFVGTISGIIRIFYDISISNDFNISTIAGGMYEKMITSGSGLIIGLIAYAGYHLLNMKIDRFALRLQMAASDFLDVLQKPVAAKN from the coding sequence ATGATGCTTCTACAAGCACTTGCTGATTCTACTTTGGCCGCACCCGTTGCCACAGAAGGGCTTTCTGTTATTGATCTTCTTGCAAAAGGAGGCTGGGTTATGTTACCGCTCGGACTATTATTTCTGGCAACGCTTTTCCTTATCATTGAGCGTTTTCTGGGCATTGGAGCCAATGGGAAAATTGATCCGGGAGTGATTGATAATGTGAAAGATTTTATTCAGCAAGGAAACCTGAAATCTGCTGAATCGCTTTGCCGCAACCAACGCAATGCTTCGGGCAGAATTTTGGAAAGAGCAATCGGACGCATCGGTTATCCAATTAAGGACATTGAAACAACCATTGAGAATGCAAGCCAGATAGAAATCCAGCGCATGGAAGGAAATCTTCCTTACCTGGGGGTTATCGCGGGTATCGCGCCTATGCTTGGTTTCGTCGGAACGATTTCAGGGATTATCCGGATTTTCTACGATATTTCTATTTCCAATGACTTCAATATCAGCACCATTGCGGGTGGTATGTATGAAAAGATGATCACTTCAGGCTCCGGTTTGATCATCGGTTTGATAGCTTACGCGGGTTATCACTTGCTGAACATGAAAATTGACCGTTTTGCTTTGCGATTGCAAATGGCCGCTTCCGATTTCCTTGACGTATTGCAGAAACCTGTTGCTGCAAAAAACTAA
- a CDS encoding ExbD/TolR family protein, with protein MKIRRKARFAPEVFTHSLNDIMFFLLLFFLIISTMSNPNVIKLMLPKASATQQMYKKQITLSIDENKGYFIDKEPIPFDRLETELQNIFANVEDKTIVLRVDKNLAVQDLVDVLELGAKNEIKMVMATAK; from the coding sequence ATGAAAATACGTCGTAAGGCTCGTTTTGCCCCAGAGGTGTTCACGCACTCGCTGAACGATATTATGTTTTTTCTTTTGCTGTTCTTCTTGATCATCTCCACGATGTCCAATCCGAACGTGATCAAGCTGATGCTGCCGAAAGCATCTGCAACGCAGCAAATGTATAAGAAGCAGATCACCCTGTCCATTGACGAGAATAAGGGCTATTTTATTGATAAAGAGCCTATTCCCTTTGACCGGCTAGAAACCGAATTGCAAAATATCTTTGCCAATGTTGAGGACAAGACCATTGTATTGAGGGTCGATAAAAACCTCGCCGTTCAGGATCTTGTGGATGTACTTGAACTGGGTGCGAAAAACGAAATTAAAATGGTGATGGCCACTGCAAAGTAA
- a CDS encoding Gfo/Idh/MocA family protein encodes MPILKAAIIGGGHIADQNHIPALKSLPERVELIAVCSRDILKARALADKHAIPLAFDNAAEMFESENKPDMIINCTANNLHYPFTMQALENNCHVLCEKPPAMNAAQALEMADLAKERGKVLAYNFQLRHTPEYSLLKRFLENGRLGEVYHIKANFLRRRGIPSWGNFTNKSIQGGGALMDLGVHVLDLALGLLDYSEPDRLIANTYDFIGKAGGKGLMGSWDPEKFEVEDACFAHLSFPNNASITLSASFALNTKMQKNVNLEVFGTKAGAVLNPFSVFSEVDGELLDMEFPHLEEADIQLKNTIAFLNACDGKSSNICDATQGAILQKIVEAIYKSAEK; translated from the coding sequence ATGCCAATCCTCAAAGCAGCCATTATTGGCGGCGGCCACATTGCTGATCAAAACCACATCCCTGCATTGAAATCGCTTCCTGAGCGTGTTGAACTCATTGCGGTGTGCAGTCGGGACATCCTAAAGGCACGTGCGCTGGCTGACAAGCACGCAATTCCCCTCGCCTTTGACAACGCAGCTGAGATGTTTGAAAGCGAGAACAAGCCTGACATGATCATTAATTGCACGGCAAATAATCTGCACTATCCGTTCACCATGCAGGCTTTGGAAAACAACTGCCATGTGCTGTGTGAAAAACCACCGGCAATGAATGCAGCGCAAGCGCTTGAAATGGCGGATCTGGCTAAGGAACGAGGCAAAGTGCTAGCCTATAATTTTCAACTCAGGCACACACCGGAGTATAGTTTATTAAAACGTTTTCTGGAAAATGGCCGATTGGGTGAAGTGTATCACATTAAAGCCAATTTTTTACGCCGACGAGGCATTCCCAGCTGGGGAAATTTCACTAACAAATCCATTCAGGGCGGCGGTGCATTGATGGACTTAGGCGTTCATGTGCTGGATCTTGCACTAGGCCTGCTCGACTACAGTGAACCGGACCGCCTCATTGCCAACACGTACGACTTCATTGGCAAAGCGGGAGGAAAAGGGCTTATGGGAAGTTGGGATCCTGAGAAATTTGAGGTCGAAGATGCTTGTTTCGCCCATTTATCATTTCCTAATAATGCAAGCATTACATTATCCGCTTCGTTTGCACTGAATACAAAAATGCAGAAGAATGTTAATCTGGAAGTTTTTGGAACAAAGGCTGGCGCAGTGCTTAACCCATTTTCCGTATTTAGTGAAGTGGACGGAGAGCTCCTGGATATGGAATTCCCGCATCTTGAAGAAGCGGATATTCAGCTTAAAAATACAATCGCGTTTTTAAATGCCTGTGACGGAAAGTCGAGTAACATTTGCGATGCAACACAGGGTGCTATTTTGCAAAAAATCGTAGAAGCTATTTATAAGAGTGCAGAAAAGTGA
- a CDS encoding M56 family metallopeptidase — METLLYFAKVNLYWVLFYLTYRLLLCNHTFFHWNRIYLIGSLLIAFLLPLVTFPEAIVTSQPAIYAAASLPYMAATEPVSLLSDWISMLMSLLAVGSLYLLSVFTKSIRAVFRMIKQHDVLDMDRLQLVLLPHNDVGSFSFFKWLVMNRRDYEQNFQPILRHESVHIHQMHSLDILFIELLKIAFWLNPVLWFYKRSLQEVHEYLADEHAPDRDGYARFLVAYAFNAPAAALTNHFFNGPLLKSRIKMIYKNRNAEWLRSKYFIVLPLVCIVLVTTAARERIIESIEKITPAAVGAMIVEQEKLADLEAVNLPIKHSKVEKAASKSIKSAKTKKFNASFASSKSLTSLMPDTLPESSTKKATFSNYRYAANIGPIAKMDSFPKIGATITIRGYNGPGSNALIIVDGAKQERRGSMGYNQIKPDQIESISVLKNQSAIDVYGDEGKEGVIIIKTKK, encoded by the coding sequence ATGGAAACACTGCTGTATTTCGCAAAGGTCAATCTGTATTGGGTGTTGTTTTATCTCACTTATCGGCTTTTACTTTGTAACCATACATTCTTTCACTGGAACCGGATTTACCTGATCGGATCGTTATTAATTGCATTTCTATTACCGTTAGTAACGTTTCCTGAGGCAATTGTCACTTCTCAACCAGCCATATACGCAGCCGCAAGCCTTCCCTACATGGCAGCGACCGAGCCGGTTTCCTTGCTTTCTGATTGGATTTCCATGCTAATGAGTCTCCTAGCAGTGGGTTCTCTTTACTTACTTTCCGTTTTTACTAAGTCGATAAGGGCCGTATTTAGGATGATTAAGCAACATGATGTGTTGGACATGGATCGCTTACAACTTGTCCTGCTTCCACACAATGACGTTGGTTCTTTTTCATTCTTCAAATGGCTGGTCATGAACCGCCGCGATTATGAACAAAATTTTCAGCCGATCCTGAGGCATGAATCCGTCCACATTCATCAAATGCATAGTTTGGATATTTTATTTATCGAGCTGTTAAAAATTGCATTTTGGCTTAACCCTGTGCTTTGGTTTTACAAGCGCTCTTTGCAGGAAGTTCATGAATATCTGGCCGATGAGCATGCGCCGGATCGGGATGGATATGCCAGATTTCTGGTTGCTTATGCATTCAATGCACCGGCTGCGGCCTTAACCAATCATTTTTTCAATGGCCCGCTGTTAAAAAGCCGTATCAAAATGATTTACAAAAATCGCAATGCCGAGTGGCTGCGAAGCAAATATTTCATCGTATTGCCGCTGGTATGCATTGTATTAGTAACCACGGCGGCAAGAGAAAGAATTATAGAATCGATCGAAAAAATAACACCGGCTGCGGTTGGCGCAATGATTGTTGAGCAAGAAAAGCTTGCCGACCTTGAAGCGGTAAACCTACCAATTAAACATTCCAAAGTTGAAAAAGCAGCTTCAAAATCGATTAAGAGCGCAAAAACGAAAAAGTTCAATGCAAGTTTTGCCAGTAGTAAGTCTTTAACTTCCTTAATGCCAGACACACTACCGGAATCATCCACGAAAAAAGCGACCTTTTCAAATTATCGCTATGCAGCCAACATTGGCCCTATTGCTAAAATGGACTCTTTCCCAAAAATTGGTGCTACAATAACCATCAGAGGTTACAATGGTCCGGGAAGCAACGCCTTAATTATTGTAGATGGCGCCAAGCAGGAGCGGCGGGGGTCCATGGGTTATAATCAAATTAAGCCGGATCAGATAGAGTCGATTAGTGTGCTTAAAAATCAAAGTGCGATTGATGTTTATGGTGACGAAGGAAAAGAGGGTGTTATTATTATCAAAACAAAAAAGTAA
- a CDS encoding M56 family metallopeptidase gives METLLYIGKVNLYWILLIACYQLMLRNHTFFRWNRYYLLGSLIAAFLLPLLIYPDSAPTIPVVYQLNAATFTVGASQAEVAPAITWTQAIWTIYAIGFIVAAFRFFRHIIELGKFLKAGEIIELDDCTVVLIDSNNTGSFSFLKWIVINRNDYEQHFDAILRHEMVHTKQMHSLDILLIEVLKIFFWFNPFLLLYKRYVQEIHEFLADAQAPNRDNYARFLVSYALKAPITSLTNHFFKPSQIKNRIRMIYKNRTSKWMISTYVIALALIGSTALFVAGCEQTEQYEAEIAAINKQKAEESSPINGKVFTVVEEQPEFPGGNEEMFKFLGRKIKYPTKAANANVQGKVILQFIVTVEGDVRDIKVLKGIGSGCDEEAARVLALFPKWKPGRQNGKPVNVKYHLPVNFQLEESDTEKISSQIKLDKKMATVVHYAFSPLYILDGKEMKNSDFLKTLPGEKIESMDVLKGSQAEEVYGDKGKNGVIKITTK, from the coding sequence ATGGAAACGCTATTATACATCGGAAAGGTTAACCTGTATTGGATATTGCTGATTGCCTGTTATCAGCTCATGCTTCGGAACCATACATTCTTTCGATGGAACCGCTATTATTTGCTTGGGTCCTTAATAGCGGCTTTTCTTCTTCCGCTCTTGATCTATCCGGATAGTGCGCCCACAATTCCTGTTGTATACCAGCTCAATGCAGCGACCTTTACAGTCGGAGCAAGCCAAGCCGAAGTGGCTCCGGCCATCACCTGGACGCAGGCAATCTGGACGATTTATGCAATCGGATTTATCGTTGCTGCATTCCGTTTTTTTAGGCACATTATCGAATTGGGGAAGTTTTTGAAAGCAGGTGAAATTATCGAGCTTGATGATTGCACTGTTGTGCTGATCGACTCGAATAACACCGGCTCTTTCTCCTTTTTGAAATGGATTGTAATCAACCGAAATGATTACGAACAGCATTTTGACGCCATTTTGAGACATGAAATGGTTCATACGAAGCAAATGCACAGCCTGGACATTTTGCTAATCGAGGTTTTAAAAATCTTTTTCTGGTTTAACCCATTTCTATTGCTTTACAAGCGCTACGTGCAGGAAATCCACGAATTCCTCGCCGATGCACAGGCACCCAACCGGGATAATTATGCCCGATTCTTGGTGTCCTATGCTTTGAAAGCGCCCATAACTTCCTTAACAAATCATTTTTTCAAGCCATCGCAAATCAAAAATCGAATTCGTATGATTTACAAAAACAGAACATCGAAATGGATGATCAGCACTTACGTGATCGCCTTGGCGCTGATCGGCAGCACCGCGTTATTTGTAGCAGGATGCGAGCAAACTGAGCAGTATGAGGCCGAAATTGCTGCAATAAACAAGCAAAAAGCAGAGGAGAGTTCGCCTATAAATGGTAAAGTTTTCACTGTTGTTGAAGAACAGCCAGAATTCCCCGGAGGCAACGAGGAGATGTTTAAATTTTTGGGCAGAAAGATTAAGTATCCAACAAAAGCTGCGAATGCCAATGTTCAGGGAAAAGTGATTTTACAATTTATCGTTACAGTGGAAGGTGATGTCAGGGACATAAAAGTCCTAAAAGGCATTGGCTCGGGTTGTGATGAAGAGGCTGCACGTGTGTTGGCGCTTTTTCCAAAATGGAAGCCCGGTCGTCAAAACGGAAAGCCGGTTAATGTTAAATATCATTTGCCGGTTAATTTTCAATTGGAAGAGAGTGATACTGAAAAAATCAGCAGCCAAATTAAATTGGACAAAAAAATGGCCACTGTGGTTCACTATGCATTTTCTCCGCTTTACATCCTGGATGGAAAAGAAATGAAAAACAGTGATTTTTTGAAGACTTTGCCTGGTGAAAAAATCGAGAGCATGGACGTTTTGAAAGGCTCACAAGCGGAGGAAGTTTATGGCGACAAAGGGAAAAATGGTGTAATTAAAATTACTACCAAGTAG
- a CDS encoding BlaI/MecI/CopY family transcriptional regulator — protein MEIRTLTRAEEEIMRILWQLKKAFVKDILAEMPEPKPAYNTVSTIIRILEKKEVVGYTAYGKTHEYFPLISEEEYKRHEMQQLMVNYFDNSLPNLVSFFVKDNDLKTKDLDEIMKLINDHKSDQ, from the coding sequence ATGGAAATACGCACATTAACGCGCGCCGAAGAAGAGATTATGCGGATCTTATGGCAACTGAAAAAAGCCTTTGTGAAAGACATTCTGGCCGAAATGCCCGAACCAAAGCCTGCTTATAACACGGTGTCTACAATTATCAGAATCCTCGAGAAAAAAGAGGTTGTCGGCTACACTGCTTATGGTAAAACGCATGAATATTTCCCGCTGATCAGCGAAGAAGAATACAAGCGCCATGAAATGCAGCAGCTTATGGTCAATTACTTTGATAATTCACTTCCTAACCTGGTTTCCTTCTTCGTAAAGGATAATGATCTCAAAACCAAGGATCTGGATGAAATCATGAAGTTGATCAATGACCACAAAAGCGACCAATAA